From the genome of Pelobates fuscus isolate aPelFus1 chromosome 11, aPelFus1.pri, whole genome shotgun sequence:
CAAAATGTACCGGAATCGTAAACCAATCGAACTGCACAATCCCGAGCTTGTTTGTTTCGGGTCATGAATCTGGATTCCACCCGTAGTGCCAAAGAGAAAAatcattgatgggaaaaaaaaacatgatgggCTAGGGGACTTTCactaaaaattaattttattcacaaatcaatatatataaataccgaTTTTAGTTTACTGCTCCACCTGGTTTTATACTATTGGTAATTTCTTCACACTGGATCTGGAGAGTAGAAAATTGCTCCTATCCATTTACTGCAAAATATGTGCATAATATTGTACTCTGCGTATTGTTTGCAAGACACTGATTGACCCATTCTCATCCTTTTAGTTCATGTGATTTGGCTCAGGGATTGGGTTTTTTTGGTACCAGAATTCTGCCTGGACTGAGCTGGATTGACAGATGGCTAAATTATGTTTAAGGaaagttaataataattattCATGTTCTTTAAAGATTCTTTGCATAGGCTAGTGTAGAGCAATAGTAGTCTTGCATCCTCCATCCTCCTTGAATGGGTGGGAGACGAGGACAATCGCTGCACAGAAACCAATTGACATTAATGAGCATGTTACGTTCTATGTTGTACTGGTTTTATAGCAGCTAGACTCTCGTTCAGCCGCCAACAGATTCTGGCTGACAGGCCGAGGAACACAGAAACTCTATTCACATCAGTGTATGATATTCAGGATTATTGTACGTTTCTTGCCAGGCTACAGGGCGGCTAGTCATTTAGTCTGGCCTATGCCGTTACAACAATCCACTGCAGGACAGGAGACATAAAGAAGTGTTTTGTTATTATGATCAGTGCGAGCAATTCACCATCTACACGTCAGTTTTTATTTAGTGAAGAGATTGAGCGTTTGCACGCGTGAGTTCGGAGAGGCCAAGAGCGCGTGTCTGGGCAGTAACGTGCAATCTTTGGCAAAGTCGCTTTCTCGTGCTGCTTTATAAATTAAGAGCAGTGAAagatgagacacacacacataatgcctCTGTCTGGAAAACTGGAAGCAGGGGAAAGTTTCCTGGGAGATGGAAACCCCAAATCTTTCCTGTGTTCCTCTGCGATGGCCATGCAGACGCTGCTTGCTGCTGATTTCAAGGGAGCTTGGCCCACGTCCCTGACTATGTCAGACTGAAACTTTCTCTTCTTAAAACACTCTCTCTTTACGTGGGTGGCGTCTGCATCTGGCGCTGAAACCCAGAATACTCTGAAAAACCACGTCCGATTTAACCCATTCACGACTTGAAATACACGTGAAGGGTGCCAATattcattttgtatatattgcgtattaatattgtttttgtattttattgtacccgattgtatcaatgcaatgttttgtggactcaggacatacttgaaaacgatagTAAAGACAAAAGCATATAACACTtcagttaaaaaatatatttaatattaaacggcaaaatgtatttttttttttttaaatctcttaatCTTTAATTAAGTGCATCTCAAAATGACTTTTTGTCTTGTCTGACAAACTGTGTGAAACAATGTAACATGCATTTAACTACTGGGGTTATCATTAAACCAGAAATTGTGGAAAATTGGCAAAATACCCAAATGTCTCCAAAATtccctatttagtgaataaacctgtactGTTACATAGCTGCTTTTCAGCCATTTTTTGGCCTTTACTCAGCTGGATATAGTTTGACGACCCGTTCTACAATTTTAAAATTAAGATAATAGATAAACAAGTTAATAGTGCTAAACACCTTCATTAAACTCCAGAGCCAGAGGGGTCTCTCATGCCCTTAAACAAGGCAGTACTGCCAAACTAACACATTTACTGGGGAGAGTTACCCACAGATGTGAGACTCCAGTTATACACAAACTAATGGAGGTGGTCCAGCAGATGTGCTTGTCCATCTAGTGGGGACCTAGTGAAATAGCATGAGGAGCACATTTGTAGGTCTCATCCTAAGGGTTAAAGAACACAGTGTTACGGAATATTGCATTCTAATGACGATAACGGTAAAACACGTTACTGCCCCTTCAAGGACTCCATGAAGGGAGTAacagcaagaaaaaaaattctattcaGGCAGATCATTTACATAAAGCCCCAGATAGTTTTTAGATTACAATtatgtatatagcaccaacatattcctcagCGGTGTACAACAGGTAAACAAGATAGATGTTTATTTCTAATAAGAAACACAGGTTTAAAGAATcgtaaaaatattttatgaaactGGTTCCCttctatcttttttttgtttttaaataatattccCCATTTCTGTGTGTGGTGCCAGGGACTGAATGCACATGTAATATTGCCTGTTTATAACTCAGTGTATTTCGCATGTTAATGTCGCGGGGGCCCAATATTTGGAGGTTCTGAGTAATGTATGAATTTCTCACTGAATGGTGGGTTTTGTCATTAAAAAGAACGGGTTAGTAAATATTGATCATTCTCTGGCAGGGAAAGGATTTTAAAAGGAATGAGTCAAAATTCCACCTCTAAACAAACTTCAAAGTGATGGCGAACAATGGAGTATTTTAACAGACTGCAAACGGGACGCAATTTAGGCCAATAAACAAAGTTGTGCGTATAATGGAGCTGGTTTTCTACACACTGtggggttcattcactaaactcaCAACTGTAGTGTACTGAAACCCAAATCACAGCATTCTAAAACAGCTGAGATATGTCTGCTGAGGAGGTGGAGAATTTATCCAGATACCTGTATTTTCCTACATTTTTAAATTGGATTTTCAATTTGGAATTTGATGAGTAAATCTcaagggattattcactaaattggaaacAAATGTGTTGTTTGCTGTTTGGGACAAAATGGGAGATTTCCCCAGCTCATATGTAttaaaaatgtctgatatgcATAGGAAAGGTGTGGTGACTGCCTTAGCATGATGAGAGCCTTAGCATGACTGCCTTAGCATTCGCTGAGAGGTAACCAGTGTCAAGTAACTGGCATTTCTCAGAAGTACAATATGGAGTTTGGGGACAAGAGACTCTCAAGCCCTTTTTGtaaattgaaagtaaaaaaacatggtgTCACCATGGTGCGCTGTACGGCAGAGATTATCGTCCCCTGACGAACACTTACTGCTTTATATCTGGTAAAACAAAATAACGCACATTGTCACTGCATGCATATTGGTTCCCTGGTAAATACTCGGGTACCTTTGTATAGTTTATAGAAAGGCAACGTGCGTGTGCCGTGCCCAACATGGTTTTGGGAAACAAGGACCAGGTCTGGGAGGCTGGTAGAGGGGCACATCATTGGCATTATAGGGGCACAGCTTGGCATGAATGCAGGCTGCCCGGCTGTCTCTCTGGTCACCTCCCCATGGCTGTACATTCACAGAGCTCGTCTGGAGTGCTACACCCATGGGCTCAATGCTCTGTTAATGATATAATGGCACTGTGCTGGCTGAGGATAGTTACCTGGCGTTCCCGGATGCAGAACACCAAGGAACAAACTCAAATTAAAAACCGTAAAGGAACCTGAACCCCACTGTCAGATCCAGGACCGTTGGGAGGTGGGCTTTTTGATCCATACTTTGTGCTAGTCAGATCGGTACAACATGTATAGAGAAAACATTATCCTGCTATacagtttattaccttcattagACTGTGCATGTATGAGAGATAAAGGCTATAAAGACAGGGACCAACAAAAGGTTTTGCATGCAGCAACCACACCTGAAGCAGCAGCAACCACAAGTGATGCAGCAGCAACCTCCAACTGACGCTGCATTAACCTCCAACTGAGACTGCAGCACCCTCCAACTGAGGCAGTAACCTCCAACTGAGACTGCAGTAACCTCCAACTGACACAGCAGCAACCTCCAACTGAGACTGCAGTAACCTCCAACTGAGACTGCAGTAACCTCCAACTGAGGCAGTAACCTCCAACTGAGACTGCAGTAACCTCCAACTGAGACTGCAGTAACCTCCAATTGAGGCAGCAGCAACCTCCAACTGATGCTGCATTAACCTCCAACTGAGACTGCAGCACCCTCCAACCGACGCAGCAGCAACCACCAACTGACGCTGCATTAACCTCCAATTGAGACTGCAGCACCCTCCAACCGACGCAGCAGCAACCTCCAACTGACGCTGCATTAACCTACAACTGACGCAGCAGCACCCTCCAACTGACGCTGCGTTAACCTCCAACTGACGCAGCAGCACCCTCCAACTGACGCTGCATTAACCTCCAACTGAGGCAACAGCACCCTCCAACTGACGCTGCATTAACCTCCAACTGAGGCAGCAGCAACCTCCAACTGACGAAGCAGCAACCTCCAACTGACGCTGCATTAACCTCCAACTGAGGCAGCAGCAACCACCAACTGACGCTGTATTAACCTCCAACTGACGCTGCATTAACCTCCAATTGAGATTGCAGCACCCTCCAACCGACGCAGCAGCAACCTCCAACTGACGCAGCATTAACCTCCAACTGACGCAGCAGCACCCTCCAACTGACGCTGCATTAACCTCCAACTGAGGCAGCAGCAACCTACCAATGTCTCCCGCATGCTAGGAATAGTGGAATTGTGATGGCACTCCTTGGGCTTAGAGTGGCTGTGTTCACCTACCCCATCCATTCCAGGACATTGTTTTACAGGTAGAGAAAGAGATCCAATGTTGGGTGACGGGGGACAGGAGACGGAGACAGGTGACGGGGGCAGGAGACATTACACATAATTCATCTGCCAATATTTATTCTTTAAGTACGATACAAAAAATACTGTTCGAAGATGCCTACTCGTGGAGTGTGGTTCAGAAATAAATAGTATAATAGCTGATTAAATCCCAGATGCCGGGGTTCTATACACGACATTCTAATAAAACACAATGTAACTGCTAATACTGGCTGACCCTGTAATGCGCACTAATCTATATTCACCATTATATTTATACAGATCCCGCCTATGAGGCAGCCCGGAGATCGGGATGGGGAAATACTGTAAACTCTCCAGTTACCAAAAGTAAGTGGGTTCAATGTTATACATTACAAATCACAAATGACAAACAATGAGAGAAGTCACAATGTACCAGGGAATTTGATGAATGCTCTGTGAATGCAGAAAGCAGAACCAGCCGCCATTTAATACAACTTTACAGCCATCTACAGAATCCGGGAATCATTATTTCCTCTATCCCACTAATGCATTACATTGAAGAGACACTCCAAGAGCCATcataattacagcttattgtatcattacagcttattgtatcattacagcttattgtatcattatggCTTATTTCATAATTACAGCTTTTTATTTTCAGGAAAAAATCAGTGTTTACGTTCCTGCCTAGACACGCCTTTAGTGGCAGTCACCCAGACGGCCACTAGGGGTGCTTTCTGTGTTAGTGCTGAACAGTgtctccacgttctgcatggaggtgctgaacattccccatagagatgcatttctaTAAGGAGAAGCTGATTGGCATGGCACAGTGTTTttctgcgcatgcacaatagccttccaatactttctaataggaaagcattggattggctgcgatcatcaaaattgattatctcagccatgaaggCGGGGCCAGCAACGGCGAGACTGGTGTggcatgggaaaaaaggtgaaAAAATGCAGCTTTTCAGAGTAAACTACTGGGGGTTAGGGACTTAAACACTATTCCTGaaactacagtggtcctttaattgcacTCGATGAATATttagtgcaattttgggcaccaatTTTAGAGAATAATAATATAGACGTTGGGTACAGACTTTAAggggatttttctttttaaagaaaggCTATAAAAACTATTTTCCGTCACTTTGTTGAGGGAGTGTTTTGTCTGCACCAATGAGGCATttactattaataataaaatatggattGTAACAAACATATAGTACCGTACTTTGTGTAATGCTAgcaataatttattaattaaacagcaagtttttgtttgttttttacaaacaaacggtaATGTGATGTTTTAACACGTTATTTTGTGtgtctttacatttgttattttaGCTTAGACTGTTTTTTCAgtattgcaatttatttttttcccacaaCATTTCATTTTACAGTAATTTTTTTCAGTTTCAGCCAGTTAGTAAATTACTCCCGTTCTTATAGTCTATGAAATAAGCCCAGTTTGTATCATTTCATGGAACAGAAAGGCAGACCCAAGATACCCCAAATAACTCAAGCATTGCAGTTCTGGTGATGCTGTGTGCGGCTGATATCTGATGTTTACACTGTTATCTTTCAGCCCCCCCTCTGGGAGGAACCCAAAATGTGAACAAGACTGCAGATCAGCAAAGGACCCAGCCAGGTACTGTGACCCTGCCTGTTCTCTGTTTATAATACAGCCATGGGGTATAGCTTGACTATCGCCGAGTCTCGGTACACCCGAAAGGCAGCATTAACACAATACAGTATAAAAGGGGATATTGTACAAAACAAGAAGTCAGACTTTAACCTCTGATAGTGCGTTATCTGTGCTGATAAATACGGTTTATAAAAGGGTGTGATATTCCTTCACAAGTCGGGTTATCCCCATATCTGCACCCAGTAATACAGTAGAGATAGCATTACATGGTTGTTTCAGACCTGCTGCTCACTTTATAAAGAATAATATGAAGAAtaattcacttttttattttatttttttaatctttaaaagtcagctatgcttttatttTGATTAGTCTGGCATtccattttaaatttactttgaattccgaaTGGATTATTCCCGAGTGTGGATTGTTGGATTCATAATGAATTGAAATACCATGGGGAAAAATAATCGTTAAAATGGAAACATTTTTGGGGGGGTTATTTCGGCctgatatttgaaattcactttgaaatctggACAGGTCACACTTTGGTAAATAAACCTGTCAGTGTGGTTCAGAGTACATACCGAGCAGGGCTGGTTAAACGTGAGCGTGACCTTGACTTCCCAGTttagctaagcatcatgggaaatatagtttATTACATGTGCAGAGGTGCGAAGCTAGCCACTTGTGGGGTTCATTGGATAATTACAAAGTTGACATGTTGTGacatttcagcaaaaaaaaaaaaaaaaacaacaacattccaGCTCAGTAAACATGTGACTATATGCAAATGAATTGTTAGAGGAATCCACATTGGTTCCAGCAATGAGCATGATTTACATAATATGCCTTTGGCATCCCACTTTGATGTTTATTTACTAACTTGTGAGTTATCATGAATAGTCTGGCCAATCAGGGGATACCTCTCATACAAACCTTTGTGCAAtattgcaaattattattattattattattttattattatttttatagcaccagcaaattccgtgttgtgtgtttttttttttaccgctaCTTAATGCTAACATTGAACGTTTTATTTCATTCACGCTTGGACAAATCTCATTACATCTCTTTTATTTTAGATCCCTACCAAATCCTGGGACCTACAAGCAGCCGGTTAGCAAATCCAGGTGAGCAAAATACACTTTATTTACACGTTGATGTATTTTGTTGTTAACATTTTtactaaaatgaaaataatttaatGGATAGAATGCAGCAGTATGAGTTTCTCaattatttaaatacacaaatACGCTTTGAGACTAACTCAATATAAAGTTATGAATTGTCATTGTGGGATCTGAAAGAGATGACCAGTAGCACAATTGGGAGCTAGCCAGAGACCTATTTTAATTGCAGTATTCCATGTTTTCTTTCTGTTCGGACTGAAGGCTTGTATCAGGGACAAGAAGGGGTGCAACAAGTTTGGGAGAAGAGgattgatgctttttttttttttttttttaaatccgttTATTTGAGTTAAGACTTTtccttttaaagaaaacaaactagGTTATTTGTGAAAGTGTAATTTTGCAGCAATTCACCAAAGTTTAgtactaaatataaaaacacaaataaacactttagtgaataactctgacagTGCAAATCTGCTGCAGattattattttcttaatttgtaAATAAAAGATATTGTTTTCAAGTATTTGATAAGTGACTGTGCTGATCTTGTCCTTCCCCGGACTCCTTTCAGGAAGTGGTCAGATCCAGCTGTGGCAGTTCCTCTTGGAGTTGCTCTCCGACAGTGCCAATGCCAGCTGTATCACCTGGGAAGGCACAAATGGAGAATTTAAAATGACAGACCCGGACGAGGTGGCCCGACGCTGGGGTGAGAGGAAAAGCAAGCCCAATATGAACTACGACAAGTTAAGCAGGGCACTGAGATACTACTACGATAAAAACATCATGACTAAGGTTCACGGCAAACGTTATGCCTACAAATTTGACTTTCATGGTATTGCCCAGGCacttcagcctcaccccactgAGACATCCATGTACAAATACCCATCGGAATTCTCGTACATGCCCTCTTACCATGCCCACCAACAGAAGGTTAATTTTGTCCCGTCCCACCCTTCCTCTATGCCGGTCACATCATCTGGGTTCTTTGGAGCAACTTCACCTTACTGGAGTTCACCAAGTGCAAATATCTACCCCAACCCCAATGTGCCACGACACCCCAACAGCCACGTACAGCCACACCTGGGTAGTTTTTATTAGACTCCGTTCCAGAGAAGGTGGTTTGGTGACTTCATCAATGGCTTTACCGTGCCAAAGATCTCCCCGTTTGTTGGATAAAGTGTGGCTATCGAGGCATAAAGTGAACATAACTGGATAAAAATCCAGTATTTTGGCAAATGTGCCTTTATTCTTTCCTAACAGTGAAAATGGATCTTTGTGGGCCAGTATTATACTGCATTTATGTTTGCATTCATGTGGTTTCAGGATAAGCTCATTGAAGATCTCGGTGTGTGATTGGGAAGAAAGCCACATCTTGATGTGCTGCCAAACTTAGCATTGGATCCGGTCAGTGAGCTATTTACTTTAACAGAGTCATTTACGAAAGTGAGATATCAGATTGAATtagaaatttaaggccagagtagttgaaTTGGAagaatagctgacttagagattgTTTCATTTCGACTAGTATGACCTCAaatattaaattcactttgacttctgtCTTTAGTGAACCCTGGAAATAttcctgtttatatttttttgtttatttttaccttCTGAATTCTGATTTTGACACATTTTTCTCAGACGCACTGGATGGCAATAGGAAACCTTTTAAACCAACTGGAAACAAATGGAAGTATTATTATAAGTATAATGACCGTAAGGGCGTGTTATATCGCCTTTTGGAATGTACAGAGACCACTCTGAATATAGCTTTATTTAACTGGGGGCACTGCCCTTTCAATGCAAAATGTTTACTCATTTTATTATCGATCAAACCCAGCAATAATCTAATGTTCATTCATACATTAAACTGTAAGCAGAGATCTTTAGCGCAAAAGAACAATTTAACTATGAAAATGTTTGCAGTGTACGCCTAAAGACCCCACCGGCTGCAGATTAAAGTGTGGGTAACGCCTTAACATAAATGGGTTGTGTAGGAATCATCACAAATAGGCAGGTTTATATATGTTTGTAAATGCTTTAAAACTGGCCCTTCGTGCATTTTACTGCTTAAAGAGTTATTGTAATCATCATTACCACTAatgtctgctgtagtggttatggtggtaggagtacCCTTGAACAGTTCCCCAGTAATGGAACAAACTGTTTGCAGTCTAACCTGGTCTCCTCTGTAGGCAGGTTTACAACATCGGCAGAGCTGATATCTATCCTGCCCCACATGCATTGTCTGAGACcacttaaatcactgaagtggtaatggtgtctggagtaactctttaaggaGCCTTGGGAGCTATAACAGTTGGTCAAGGGTTCTCTGAGGAATCTAACCAAGGTGAAAGTGTTTAGGGCAGTAAAGAAGGGGAGCTGGAATAAAGTGAGGTTTATTTTTCTATCCATGTACTGAACTGGCTCTGACTTCGTATGAAAACAATTGGTCTTTAAATATCACGTAGAACGTGGACTAGCAGGCAGGGTACAGACAGCCGAAGCTTGGgttatatttaaatatactaaAGGTGGCCATTTAGAAGGTTTTACCCCATGGCACAATTTATTCTTGATCTCTACCTGTTAGATATAAAAACTTCCAGTCTGATTGGACGATCAATGACCATAAAatacattaatgagaataaactaAAGGCAGCCCCATGTTGGCTGCATGACGCCAAGTGCCTTAAACGATAAAAGTAAAAacgtttacatttacatttaaacatccaaaaaaaaatgaatttaaaagcgCCTCACAAATAAGAGATGGTGACACGTTTCGAGGCACACAATGTAATGTATACATTATGATTTGCTAAAATGATTTAAATGTATCTTTATTTTACCTGAAGCTAACCTAGATATGCGTATGAAAAGGCAATGTGTCACTGTCTTTTTAAAGTTTATAATCTGTTTCCTACACCAAGACCCCCTTCCTCTCCTTGGAAAATCATGGTGGATGATGACAGAAGGGGAAAGGTTTCAGCACGATTTATCTTGCGAGTTGATGTAGAATACAGATCTGCAACTGTAGGACTCTGCTGGCAGACAAACAACATGCACACACTCAGCGGACCAGGCAATAAGCAATTAGAGTTAGCAAAACAAGATTTTGTTTTTTGGAAAGCGTTTTCACTCTTTAGGGCAGAATGAGAAACCCGACCTTCATCTGCAAATAAGAACATTTGGGGGTTTCCCCATTAAATGCAACACAGTTCTGccaattgcagagaattgaaaaCCAAGTGGGTGAATTCAGGCTAAATCGCAAAGCTCTAATTatagttggagaattttttatcaaatgaaaacatttattatagtttggtgtttattgaataaacccattAGCATTGTGTACCTTCTGTgataatttttataaattaacaaatcACGAAGGAAGTATATTGCATTAGATTTCACCTGTCGtgaaataaatgcataattatatAGTATAACATATTACTAATAACAGTGACAAGTTAGGGAATGCAGGTATTTTGTAGTCTGGTTTAAAGATGGGAAAAGGCTCTCCCTCTCATGATTTGATGCTCCCATAAACCCTCTGTAGTCCTCGGACAGTGAGCCGTATCCCTTCACAGGGAAAATGTCTATCCTCTAAAATACACAAAACCAATAGCGAACTAGAAGCAAACTATAGactgtgttttattaaaaaaaaaatgttttattgcgaGTTATATAGTGCTACAGAGATACGTGTGTTTTATACTTACCTCTGATGCTCTCCAAGCAATACAATAGCGTTTGTTTTGTTGAGGGAATGAGGAACTATCACGTTCAGAGAACTGACGTTAATCTTTAAAACCTTTACTCATTTCATCCGCTATTTCTGCTCATCATATCAATACAAAGCTGACTCTGCCAGTCATGTTGATTAAGTTTGAGACTGTTGTTTCTCATAGATGTAGTTCTGCATTTTTCTTTCATCAACAGATATTTGGCATTTGACCTAGAACTCTTATAAACCCTGGGTACATACCATATTGTCTATTGGATAAACTCAGCAGCACTGTGGCACGTTAAGTGAGCATCATAATTGtctaagtcacttcctggtttggtaagAGCTCATCTGGATGCTGCGTGGCACTAGCTACATCAATGTTTCCCAAACCAGGGCCCTCATAGCTCAGCAACAGTCCACGTGTTGTCATAATTTCCATTGGAATAGAAAAGGGATATACAGAAATCCTGCactggtccatgaggactggtttgggaaccactgatccaCATAATGCATTAAAACCCAGAATGGGTCAAATCCAGCCAAGCCTGGGGAGTCTATTAGATCCCTTCCTCTTTGTTACTTATGTTCAGTTTTATAACAAGTAACTGTTATCCCAATATTATGCTGCTTTTGTAATGaatcaactgcatcaaagtaGGAACGAAGTATGATCAGGAAGAGTTAGTTCTACAAACATTCTAAAGATTCCAGTACATTGACTTCTAGAATCTTTATTCAACAGAAAAAGTAGAAGTCTGTGGGCTGTTAAAGATCTTTCTTCCAAGTCAATGGTTGTAGCTTTCCATGAATCAACCTCAAAAACTCATTGTTCACAACCACTGTTTGCTCAAATTAGACATGAAAATGCCTTTCTCGAAATTCCGTTCCTGCAATCAGCTACAAAGATTCCAGATATCAAACCACCATCTAGATCAGTGACGGAGAAATTGtacaactttaaagggacactacagtcaccagaacaactacagcttaatgtatagtatacagcttaacttatagtatacagcttaatgtataatatacagcttaacgtatagtatacagcttaatgtataatatacagcttaacgtatagtatacagcttaatgtataatatacagcttaacgtatagtatacagcttaatgtataatatacagcttaacgtatagtatacagcttaatgtataatatacagcttaacgtatagtatacagcttcatggagttgttctggtgtctatatcctgtccctgcaggcatttcaatgtaacaatgccttttcagagaaaggcagtgtttacattactgcctagtgacACGTCCAGAGGCAGTCatcttagatggctactagaggtgcttcctggggcagtgctgcacagtgtggctgacattcagcgtctccaccctctgcatgcagacactgaactttcctcatagagatgcattgattcaatgtatctcgatgaggagatgctgattggtacagCTTTGCATTTTGCCGAGCATGCgtgatagcctcccaatgctttactatggtaaATTTGACACATTTTAAGCCAATGTATCCAAACTGGGAATATTCTCCAAGTAAAAATTACATTTCCCTGGTATAGTGAATAATTTTGTACAATTAAGTCACCAAATGCACTAAAGCCCACATATTTCTGCTAAGAATAATGAATTAACGTTGACTTTTTTTCCTGGTAAATAACATATACCACAATGTAAATAAATGATACAACCTCAAAACCTGCGATGATATTGTGTGATGAAGGATTAGGGGCCCGGAAATGAGCAGAATGGAGGAAAATATCGAAGAATTGTTTGTGTTTGCGAGCGTATACCTTTTTAACATTTATGTATTACATTACCAGAGCCAATATGATAAATCGCCCAACAAGCTCAATTTCCTAAAGTCTTCCAAGATCcagaaaaaaagttaaatgtaGGAATGAAAAATATTGCCT
Proteins encoded in this window:
- the FLI1 gene encoding Friend leukemia integration 1 transcription factor isoform X1 — translated: MDGTIKEALSVVSDDQSLFDSTYGASSHLSKVDMTASGNPDYGQPHKINPLPPQQEWINQPIRVNIKREYEHMNGSRESPVDCSINKCSKLIGGSENNAMTYNSYMDEKHTPPPNMTTNERRVIVPADPTLWTQDHVRQWLEWAIKEYGLMDIDCNLFHNTDGKELCKMGKDDFLRSTSLYNTEVLLSHLSYLRESSSSLSYPATSHTDQTSRVPTKEDPAYEAARRSGWGNTVNSPVTKTPPLGGTQNVNKTADQQRTQPDPYQILGPTSSRLANPGSGQIQLWQFLLELLSDSANASCITWEGTNGEFKMTDPDEVARRWGERKSKPNMNYDKLSRALRYYYDKNIMTKVHGKRYAYKFDFHGIAQALQPHPTETSMYKYPSEFSYMPSYHAHQQKVNFVPSHPSSMPVTSSGFFGATSPYWSSPSANIYPNPNVPRHPNSHVQPHLGSFY
- the FLI1 gene encoding Friend leukemia integration 1 transcription factor isoform X2, which produces MTASGNPDYGQPHKINPLPPQQEWINQPIRVNIKREYEHMNGSRESPVDCSINKCSKLIGGSENNAMTYNSYMDEKHTPPPNMTTNERRVIVPADPTLWTQDHVRQWLEWAIKEYGLMDIDCNLFHNTDGKELCKMGKDDFLRSTSLYNTEVLLSHLSYLRESSSSLSYPATSHTDQTSRVPTKEDPAYEAARRSGWGNTVNSPVTKTPPLGGTQNVNKTADQQRTQPDPYQILGPTSSRLANPGSGQIQLWQFLLELLSDSANASCITWEGTNGEFKMTDPDEVARRWGERKSKPNMNYDKLSRALRYYYDKNIMTKVHGKRYAYKFDFHGIAQALQPHPTETSMYKYPSEFSYMPSYHAHQQKVNFVPSHPSSMPVTSSGFFGATSPYWSSPSANIYPNPNVPRHPNSHVQPHLGSFY